From a single Phalacrocorax aristotelis chromosome 1, bGulAri2.1, whole genome shotgun sequence genomic region:
- the DBX2 gene encoding homeobox protein DBX2, producing the protein MLPSALYWDLVGSSALLNLPAAPGFGNLGKSFLIENLLRAGAPPSPAQLRPLPASPVPLKLCPSAEQISPSGGPYPTRWAFQVLNPSAADGGRLPARAPAAERGGVFPPAATALSKHFFLRVPPFYSACCGGSCQHPASPTAFPREESVLPLLTQESNSKARRGILRRAVFSEDQRKALEKMFQKQKYISKTDRKKLAINLGLKESQVKIWFQNRRMKWRNSKEKEVLSNRCLQEEGLQENYLSRSTMSFTSPCPSVWEVSQEQASPRWRENSPGNSERLTSTQPTPRADSSQSPLYLYPDQDTANKAVTSSA; encoded by the exons ATGCTGCCCAGCGCCCTGTACTGGGACCTGGTGGGCTCCTCCGCCCTCCTCAACCTGCCGGCGGCGCCGGGCTTCGGGAACCTGGGCAAAAGTTTCCTCATCGAGAACTTGCTGCGGGCCGGGGCGCCGCCGAGCCCTGCCCAGCTCCGTCccctccccgccagccccgTTCCTCTCAAGCTGTGCCCCTCGGCGGAACAAATCAGCCCCTCAGGGGGTCCCTACCCGACAAGATGGGCTTTTCAAGTGCTTAACCCCTCCGCGGCGGACGGCGGCCGCCTGCCAGCGAGGGCTCCGGCAGCGGAGAGAGGCGGCGTCTTCCCGCCGGCAGCCACAG CTCTTTCCAAACACTTTTTTCTCCGAGTCCCACCATTCTACTCAGCATGCTGCGGTGGGTCCTGTCAGCACCCTGCATCCCCCACTGCTTTTCCAA GAGAGGAAAGTGTCCTGCCTCTTCTGACCCAGGAGTCTAACTCCAAAGCCCGGAGAGGTATATTAAGAAGAGCTGTCTTTTCCGAAGACCAGAGGAAAGCTTtggagaaaatgtttcagaagcAGAAGTATATCAGTAAAACAGACAGGAAGAAACTGGCTATTAACCTGGGTTTAAAGGAGTCTCAG GTGAAAATTTGGTTTCAGAATCGAAGGATGAAATGGCGAAactccaaagaaaaagaagtgcttTCAAACAGGTGCCTCCAGGAAGAAGGTCTTCAGGAGAACTACCTCTCACGATCCACCATGAGTTTTACCTCTCCATGCCCATCTGTGTGGGAAGTGTCTCAGGAGCAGGCAAGTCCAAGGTGGAGGGAGAATTCTCCAGGAAATTCGGAAAGACTGACTAGTACACAACCAACTCCAAGAGCAGATTCATCACAGAGCCCACTGTATTTGTACCCTGACCAAGACACTGCAAATAAGGCAGTTACATCATCAGCCTAA
- the LOC142050345 gene encoding prolactin-like, which translates to MAPARAAGRAGAAVALALLALLLCAPGDAGCHLLTVADLFDRVIRHSGRIHSLSTALHAELEKHFPPRDNELGKPARKCHTSGMLTPNGKEYAQKIPREELTHLILKLLQAWKEPLSHFNQHIEHHQELPDDSLSKAKQISNMVHELKTGVEKVTEKMRSMGIISNSLNGMASSEATGLSISNEANMMSDSDFIHCFRRDSNKVQSYLKILKCRIMPENSC; encoded by the exons ATGGCCCCcgcccgggcggcggggcgagcag GTGCCGCCGTGGCTCTGGcgctgctggcgctgctgctctgtgccccGGGGGACGCCGGCTGCCACCTCCTGACCGTGGCCGATCTCTTCGACCGGGTGATCCGGCACTCGGGCAGGATCCACAGCCTCTCCACGGCGCTCCACGCCGAGCTG GAAAAACACTTTCCTCCCCGTGACAACGAGCTGGGGAAGCCCGCTCGGAAGTGCCACACGTCGGGGATGCTGACCCCCAACGGCAAAGAATACGCCCAAAAAATCCCG aGAGAAGAACTAACTCACTTGATACTGAAACTTTTGCAAGCTTGGAAGGAACCGCTTTCCCACTTTAACCAGCATATTGAGCACCATCAAGAGCTACCTGATGACAGCCTTAGCAAAGCTAAGCAAATCAGCAATATGGTACATGAGCTGAAGACTGGAGttgaaaaagtaacagaaaag ATGCGGTCAATGGGGATCATCAGCAATTCATTAAATGGAATGGCATCTTCTGAAGCCACTGGTTTATCAATTAGTAATGAAGCAAACATGATGAGTGACTCCGACTTTATTCACTGTTTCAGGAGAGACTCCAATAAAGTACAAAGCTACTTAAAAATTCTTAAATGTAGGATTATGCCAGAAAATAGTTGTTGA